One window of the Silurus meridionalis isolate SWU-2019-XX chromosome 24, ASM1480568v1, whole genome shotgun sequence genome contains the following:
- the cryzl1 gene encoding quinone oxidoreductase-like protein 1 isoform X2, translated as MASLRNVGISQVSRENARSRVTSSGFAITGRGHPAVLPSFHRGRGKSKNRDSLHSILQESRMKGLYCKLGETEELKFIIQETSIAATLGDHQVKVQVKGCSLSPVDIKLCEDLKLQRELVPVGREIAGVVLQVGPKVTFFQPDDEVVGILPLDAEMSGLCDVVLVDEYDLVQKPEKVSWFEAAGAIKDGLRAYTALHTLAHMAVGNTLLVLDGASPFGVLAIQLAHYHGVKVLTTAICPDDQKFLEQLRPSIGVLESLIARVIGVWDPKVDLVDSCMEETGGLGVDIVIDAGVRLYEEEPEVKRHFPHKHNIISLLAVGGHWVTTEDTLQLDPPDSRTLFLKAASVSFLNEEVWEASRARQGRYLHIMKDVVEKLSTGILRPLLEKPVPLYEATVSMEMVQRRQVRKRVVVKL; from the exons ATGGCTTCACTACGCAACGTTGGAATTTCCCAAGTATCGCGAGAAAATGCGAGATCGAGAGTGACGTCTTCGGGGTTTGCGATCACAGGACGCGGTCATCCAGcagtccttccttccttccatcgcGGAAGAGGCAAAAGTAAAAACAGGGATAGTCTGCACTCAATACTACAAGAG TCCAGGATGAAAGGGCTGTACTGCAAACTGGGTGAAACAGAGGAGCTGAAGTTTATTATACAGGAGACG AGTATAGCTGCAACTCTTGGCGATCATCAAGTCAAAGTCCAAGTCAAAGGCTGTTCGCTTAGTCCCGTAGACATCAAG CTGTGTGAGGATTTAAAGCTGCAGAGGGAACTTGTCCCAGTGGGTCGAGAGATAGCCGGAGTCGTGCTTCAAG TGGGGCCCAAAGTGACCTTCTTCCAGCCTGATGATGAAGTTGTAG GAATTCTTCCCCTGGATGCTGAGATGTCCGGCCTTTGCGACGTCGTCCTGGTGGATGAATATGATTTAG TTCAGAAACCCGAGAAGGTTAGCTGGTTTGAAGCTGCCGGAGCAATTAAGGATGGTCTCAGGGCCTACACGGCGCTACACACTCTAGCCCACATGGCTGTCGGAAACACACTGCTTGTCCTGGATGGGGCGAGT CCTTTTGGTGTGCTGGCCATCCAGCTTGCCCATTACCACGGGGTAAAAGTCCTCACTACTGCCATATGTCCCGATGACCAGAAATTTCTAGAACAGCTTCGACCAAGTATAG GTGTGCTGGAATCACTCATAG caAGAGTGATTGGAGTCTGGGACCCAAAAGTGGATTTAGTGGACTCGTGCATGGAAGAGACTGGAGGACTTGGGGTGGATATAGTCATTGATGCAGGAG TGCGTCTTTACGAAGAGGAACCTGAGGTGAAGAGACATTTTCCACACAAGCACAATATTATCTCTCTGCTTGCAGTTGGGGGCCACTGGGTCACTACAGAAGACACCTTGCAA CTGGATCCTCCAGACAGTCGCACTCTCTTCCTGAAGGCCGCATCCGTCTCCTTTCTAAATGAAGAAGTGTGGGAAGCGTCCAGGGCCAGACAAGGCAGATATCTTC ATATAATGAAGGATGTGGTGGAGAAGCTATCGACAGGGATTCTCAG GCCACTGTTGGAAAAACCTGTGCCCTTGTATGAAGCCACAGTTTCTATGGAAATGGTGCAGAGGCGACAAGTCAGAAAGCGAGTTGTGGTGAAGCTTTAA
- the cryzl1 gene encoding quinone oxidoreductase-like protein 1 isoform X3 — MASLRNVGISQVSRENARSRVTSSGFAITGRGHPAVLPSFHRGRGKSKNRDSLHSILQEKSRMKGLYCKLGETEELKFIIQETSIAATLGDHQVKVQVKGCSLSPVDIKLCEDLKLQRELVPVGREIAGVVLQVGPKVTFFQPDDEVVGILPLDAEMSGLCDVVLVDEYDLVQKPEKVSWFEAAGAIKDGLRAYTALHTLAHMAVGNTLLVLDGASPFGVLAIQLAHYHGVKVLTTAICPDDQKFLEQLRPSIARVIGVWDPKVDLVDSCMEETGGLGVDIVIDAGVRLYEEEPEVKRHFPHKHNIISLLAVGGHWVTTEDTLQLDPPDSRTLFLKAASVSFLNEEVWEASRARQGRYLHIMKDVVEKLSTGILRPLLEKPVPLYEATVSMEMVQRRQVRKRVVVKL; from the exons ATGGCTTCACTACGCAACGTTGGAATTTCCCAAGTATCGCGAGAAAATGCGAGATCGAGAGTGACGTCTTCGGGGTTTGCGATCACAGGACGCGGTCATCCAGcagtccttccttccttccatcgcGGAAGAGGCAAAAGTAAAAACAGGGATAGTCTGCACTCAATACTACAAGAG aAGTCCAGGATGAAAGGGCTGTACTGCAAACTGGGTGAAACAGAGGAGCTGAAGTTTATTATACAGGAGACG AGTATAGCTGCAACTCTTGGCGATCATCAAGTCAAAGTCCAAGTCAAAGGCTGTTCGCTTAGTCCCGTAGACATCAAG CTGTGTGAGGATTTAAAGCTGCAGAGGGAACTTGTCCCAGTGGGTCGAGAGATAGCCGGAGTCGTGCTTCAAG TGGGGCCCAAAGTGACCTTCTTCCAGCCTGATGATGAAGTTGTAG GAATTCTTCCCCTGGATGCTGAGATGTCCGGCCTTTGCGACGTCGTCCTGGTGGATGAATATGATTTAG TTCAGAAACCCGAGAAGGTTAGCTGGTTTGAAGCTGCCGGAGCAATTAAGGATGGTCTCAGGGCCTACACGGCGCTACACACTCTAGCCCACATGGCTGTCGGAAACACACTGCTTGTCCTGGATGGGGCGAGT CCTTTTGGTGTGCTGGCCATCCAGCTTGCCCATTACCACGGGGTAAAAGTCCTCACTACTGCCATATGTCCCGATGACCAGAAATTTCTAGAACAGCTTCGACCAAGTATAG caAGAGTGATTGGAGTCTGGGACCCAAAAGTGGATTTAGTGGACTCGTGCATGGAAGAGACTGGAGGACTTGGGGTGGATATAGTCATTGATGCAGGAG TGCGTCTTTACGAAGAGGAACCTGAGGTGAAGAGACATTTTCCACACAAGCACAATATTATCTCTCTGCTTGCAGTTGGGGGCCACTGGGTCACTACAGAAGACACCTTGCAA CTGGATCCTCCAGACAGTCGCACTCTCTTCCTGAAGGCCGCATCCGTCTCCTTTCTAAATGAAGAAGTGTGGGAAGCGTCCAGGGCCAGACAAGGCAGATATCTTC ATATAATGAAGGATGTGGTGGAGAAGCTATCGACAGGGATTCTCAG GCCACTGTTGGAAAAACCTGTGCCCTTGTATGAAGCCACAGTTTCTATGGAAATGGTGCAGAGGCGACAAGTCAGAAAGCGAGTTGTGGTGAAGCTTTAA
- the cbr1 gene encoding carbonyl reductase [NADPH] 1, with translation MKKVAVVTGSNKGIGLAVVRALCKQYDGDVYVTARDAARGATAVEGLRAEGLAPLFRQLDIADAGSVRAARDFFRAEYGGVDVLVNNAGIAFKMADKTPFGTQAEVTLKTNFFATKDVCDEFLPIIKPRGRVVNVSSVMGSIALSRCNLDLQARFRSNDITEEELVGLMERFVKDAKEGAHVQRGWPDTAYGVSKTGLTTLTRIHARKLTQERPGDEILCNACCPGWVRTDMAGPNATKSPDEGAVTPVYLALLPPGSKEPHGQFVSEKQVQGW, from the exons ATGAAGAAGGTCGCGGTCGTGACGGGCTCGAACAAGGGCATCGGGCTGGCGGTGGTGCGCGCGCTGTGCAAGCAGTACGATGGAGACGTGTACGTGACGGCGCGAGACGCGGCGCGCGGAGCGACCGCCGTGGAGGGCCTGAGGGCGGAAGGGCTCGCGCCGCTCTTCCGCCAGCTGGACATCGCGGACGCGGGCAGCGTGCGCGCGGCGCGCGACTTCTTCCGGGCGGAGTACGGCGGCGTGGATGTGCTCGTCAACAACGCGGGAATCGCCTTCAAAA TGGCTGATAAAACACCATTTGGGACCCAGGCTGAAGTGACACTCAAGACTAATTTCTTTGCCACCAAAGATGTTTGTGACGAGTTCCTTCCTATCATCAAGCCTAGAG GTAGGGTGGTGAACGTTTCCAGCGTAATGGGTTCCATCGCCCTGAGCCGCTGCAATTTGGACCTCCAGGCTCGCTTCCGCAGCAACGACATCACAGAGGAAGAGCTAGTGGGGCTGATGGAGCGCTTCGTGAAGGATGCTAAGGAGGGTGCTCATGTGCAAAGAGGCTGGCCTGACACCGCGTATGGCGTGTCCAAGACCGGCCTGACCACCCTGACCAGGATCCATGCCCGGAAACTGACGCAGGAGAGACCTGGGGACGAGATCCTCTGCAATGCATGCTGTCCAGGCTGGGTGAGGACCGACATGGCAGGGCCAAATGCTACAAAATCTCCAGATGAGGGCGCCGTTACTCCAGTCTATTTGGCACTATTACCACCTGGGTCTAAGGAACCCCATGGGCAGTTTGTGTCAGAAAAGCAGGTGCAGGGATGGTGA
- the setd4 gene encoding SET domain-containing protein 4 isoform X1, translating to MKNRSGRRARRKRRKKRGETGHVTLSHEASFMDLRRWLKQKGFSSKGLIPASFTDTGRGLMATQPIEANDLVISLPEKCLLTTSKVLESYLGEYIKRWKPPVSPLIALCSFLIAERYRGDTAEWSPYIKVLPTSYTCPVYFSKEITDLLPMDVRKKAETQKEQFEELYSTSLPFFLSLQPIFTHPVEVVFTQDAVRWAWCSVNTRTVYMEHARSDFLSREKNVFALAPYLDLLNHCPEVQVQAGFNELSRCYEIRSVPGCKKFQQAFICYGPHDNQRLLLEYGFVASGNPHSVVYVDLDTLKLCLNDADKQLQQKLLFLDDNDFLRNLTFGIDGPSWRLMTALRLLSMKPEQYSCWKSVLLGAPVSHDREDWCILKAQILCQYLSDDNSKALLRIAQLKHGADGAQLKQLCLVESLRREERVILDRSKQVLQNILPQPSS from the exons ATGAAGAACAGAAGTGGAAGAAGagcaaggaggaaaagaaggaaaaaacgaGGAGAGACTGGACATG TGACACTCTCTCATGAAGCGTCGTTTATGGACTTGAGAAGATGGCTTAAACAAAAAGGATTCAGTTCTAAGGGTTTAATTCCAGCCAGCTTTACag ATACAGGAAGAGGTCTGATGGCTACACAACCGATTGAG GCCAATGATCTGGTGATCTCATTACCTGAGAAATGTTTGCTGACTACAAGCAAAGTTCTGGAGAGTTACCTGGGGGAATATATAAAGAG GTGGAAGCCACCAGTATCTCCTCTCATCGCACTTTGTTCCTTCCTAATTGCTGAGAGATATCGTGGAGATACAGCAGAATGGAGCCCGTACATCAAAGTCCTCCCAACATCCTATACATGCCCAGTTTACTTCTCAAAAGAAATCACGGATCTTTTGCCCATGGATGTTCGAAAGAAGGCAGAGACACAAAAAGAACAGTTTGAAGAGCTTTATTCCACTTCGCTTCCATTCTTCTTGTCTCTTCAGCCCATTTTTACTCATCCTGTAGAGGTAGTGTTTACTCAGGATGCGGTTCGGTGGGCATGGTGCAGTGTCAATACTCGGACGGTGTACATGGAGCATGCCCGGAGCGATTTCCTCTCACGGGAGAAGAATGTTTTTGCACTGGCACCTTATCTGGACTTACTGAACCATTGTCCTGAAGTGCAG GTTCAAGCGGGGTTTAATGAGCTGTCCCGTTGCTACGAGATCAGAAGTGTTCCCGGCTGTAAAAAATTCCAGCAAGCTTTCATCTGCTACGGTCCCCATGACAACCAGCGTCTCCTTTTGGAATACGGTTTTGTTGCCTCTGGTAATCCACACAGCGTCGTGTACGTCGACTTGG ATACTTTGAAGTTGTGTCTTAATGATGCAGATAAACAGCTTCAGCAGAAACTTCTCTTCCTTGACGACAATGATTTTCTCAG GAATCTGACATTTGGTATAGATGGACCATCCTGGAGGCTGATGACAGCTCTTAGGCTACTGTCCATGAAGCCAGAACAATA TTCCTGTTGGAAAAGTGTCCTCCTGGGGGCACCAGTGAGCCACGATCGAGAGGACTGGTGCATCCTGAAGGCCCAAATCTTATGCCAGTATCTCAGTGATGACAATAGCAAAGCACTGTTGAGG ATAGCTCAGCTCAAGCATGGTGCAGACGGGGCCCAGCTGAAGCAGCTCTGCTTGGTCGAGAGTCTGAGACGAGAAGAACGTGTGATTTTAGACCGTTCCAAACAAGTTCTCCAAAACATTCTGCCTCAGCCATCGTCATGA
- the setd4 gene encoding SET domain-containing protein 4 isoform X2, which yields MDLRRWLKQKGFSSKGLIPASFTDTGRGLMATQPIEANDLVISLPEKCLLTTSKVLESYLGEYIKRWKPPVSPLIALCSFLIAERYRGDTAEWSPYIKVLPTSYTCPVYFSKEITDLLPMDVRKKAETQKEQFEELYSTSLPFFLSLQPIFTHPVEVVFTQDAVRWAWCSVNTRTVYMEHARSDFLSREKNVFALAPYLDLLNHCPEVQVQAGFNELSRCYEIRSVPGCKKFQQAFICYGPHDNQRLLLEYGFVASGNPHSVVYVDLDTLKLCLNDADKQLQQKLLFLDDNDFLRNLTFGIDGPSWRLMTALRLLSMKPEQYSCWKSVLLGAPVSHDREDWCILKAQILCQYLSDDNSKALLRIAQLKHGADGAQLKQLCLVESLRREERVILDRSKQVLQNILPQPSS from the exons ATGGACTTGAGAAGATGGCTTAAACAAAAAGGATTCAGTTCTAAGGGTTTAATTCCAGCCAGCTTTACag ATACAGGAAGAGGTCTGATGGCTACACAACCGATTGAG GCCAATGATCTGGTGATCTCATTACCTGAGAAATGTTTGCTGACTACAAGCAAAGTTCTGGAGAGTTACCTGGGGGAATATATAAAGAG GTGGAAGCCACCAGTATCTCCTCTCATCGCACTTTGTTCCTTCCTAATTGCTGAGAGATATCGTGGAGATACAGCAGAATGGAGCCCGTACATCAAAGTCCTCCCAACATCCTATACATGCCCAGTTTACTTCTCAAAAGAAATCACGGATCTTTTGCCCATGGATGTTCGAAAGAAGGCAGAGACACAAAAAGAACAGTTTGAAGAGCTTTATTCCACTTCGCTTCCATTCTTCTTGTCTCTTCAGCCCATTTTTACTCATCCTGTAGAGGTAGTGTTTACTCAGGATGCGGTTCGGTGGGCATGGTGCAGTGTCAATACTCGGACGGTGTACATGGAGCATGCCCGGAGCGATTTCCTCTCACGGGAGAAGAATGTTTTTGCACTGGCACCTTATCTGGACTTACTGAACCATTGTCCTGAAGTGCAG GTTCAAGCGGGGTTTAATGAGCTGTCCCGTTGCTACGAGATCAGAAGTGTTCCCGGCTGTAAAAAATTCCAGCAAGCTTTCATCTGCTACGGTCCCCATGACAACCAGCGTCTCCTTTTGGAATACGGTTTTGTTGCCTCTGGTAATCCACACAGCGTCGTGTACGTCGACTTGG ATACTTTGAAGTTGTGTCTTAATGATGCAGATAAACAGCTTCAGCAGAAACTTCTCTTCCTTGACGACAATGATTTTCTCAG GAATCTGACATTTGGTATAGATGGACCATCCTGGAGGCTGATGACAGCTCTTAGGCTACTGTCCATGAAGCCAGAACAATA TTCCTGTTGGAAAAGTGTCCTCCTGGGGGCACCAGTGAGCCACGATCGAGAGGACTGGTGCATCCTGAAGGCCCAAATCTTATGCCAGTATCTCAGTGATGACAATAGCAAAGCACTGTTGAGG ATAGCTCAGCTCAAGCATGGTGCAGACGGGGCCCAGCTGAAGCAGCTCTGCTTGGTCGAGAGTCTGAGACGAGAAGAACGTGTGATTTTAGACCGTTCCAAACAAGTTCTCCAAAACATTCTGCCTCAGCCATCGTCATGA
- the cryzl1 gene encoding quinone oxidoreductase-like protein 1 isoform X1, which yields MASLRNVGISQVSRENARSRVTSSGFAITGRGHPAVLPSFHRGRGKSKNRDSLHSILQEKSRMKGLYCKLGETEELKFIIQETSIAATLGDHQVKVQVKGCSLSPVDIKLCEDLKLQRELVPVGREIAGVVLQVGPKVTFFQPDDEVVGILPLDAEMSGLCDVVLVDEYDLVQKPEKVSWFEAAGAIKDGLRAYTALHTLAHMAVGNTLLVLDGASPFGVLAIQLAHYHGVKVLTTAICPDDQKFLEQLRPSIGVLESLIARVIGVWDPKVDLVDSCMEETGGLGVDIVIDAGVRLYEEEPEVKRHFPHKHNIISLLAVGGHWVTTEDTLQLDPPDSRTLFLKAASVSFLNEEVWEASRARQGRYLHIMKDVVEKLSTGILRPLLEKPVPLYEATVSMEMVQRRQVRKRVVVKL from the exons ATGGCTTCACTACGCAACGTTGGAATTTCCCAAGTATCGCGAGAAAATGCGAGATCGAGAGTGACGTCTTCGGGGTTTGCGATCACAGGACGCGGTCATCCAGcagtccttccttccttccatcgcGGAAGAGGCAAAAGTAAAAACAGGGATAGTCTGCACTCAATACTACAAGAG aAGTCCAGGATGAAAGGGCTGTACTGCAAACTGGGTGAAACAGAGGAGCTGAAGTTTATTATACAGGAGACG AGTATAGCTGCAACTCTTGGCGATCATCAAGTCAAAGTCCAAGTCAAAGGCTGTTCGCTTAGTCCCGTAGACATCAAG CTGTGTGAGGATTTAAAGCTGCAGAGGGAACTTGTCCCAGTGGGTCGAGAGATAGCCGGAGTCGTGCTTCAAG TGGGGCCCAAAGTGACCTTCTTCCAGCCTGATGATGAAGTTGTAG GAATTCTTCCCCTGGATGCTGAGATGTCCGGCCTTTGCGACGTCGTCCTGGTGGATGAATATGATTTAG TTCAGAAACCCGAGAAGGTTAGCTGGTTTGAAGCTGCCGGAGCAATTAAGGATGGTCTCAGGGCCTACACGGCGCTACACACTCTAGCCCACATGGCTGTCGGAAACACACTGCTTGTCCTGGATGGGGCGAGT CCTTTTGGTGTGCTGGCCATCCAGCTTGCCCATTACCACGGGGTAAAAGTCCTCACTACTGCCATATGTCCCGATGACCAGAAATTTCTAGAACAGCTTCGACCAAGTATAG GTGTGCTGGAATCACTCATAG caAGAGTGATTGGAGTCTGGGACCCAAAAGTGGATTTAGTGGACTCGTGCATGGAAGAGACTGGAGGACTTGGGGTGGATATAGTCATTGATGCAGGAG TGCGTCTTTACGAAGAGGAACCTGAGGTGAAGAGACATTTTCCACACAAGCACAATATTATCTCTCTGCTTGCAGTTGGGGGCCACTGGGTCACTACAGAAGACACCTTGCAA CTGGATCCTCCAGACAGTCGCACTCTCTTCCTGAAGGCCGCATCCGTCTCCTTTCTAAATGAAGAAGTGTGGGAAGCGTCCAGGGCCAGACAAGGCAGATATCTTC ATATAATGAAGGATGTGGTGGAGAAGCTATCGACAGGGATTCTCAG GCCACTGTTGGAAAAACCTGTGCCCTTGTATGAAGCCACAGTTTCTATGGAAATGGTGCAGAGGCGACAAGTCAGAAAGCGAGTTGTGGTGAAGCTTTAA